The nucleotide window GGCTCCTTCATTTGTACGGTTGCTGCAGTCGGCTTCAGCAGGCTCGGTGACCAGGCGACAGCGCTGGAGGTAGCCTGGCGCCTTAGCCTTTTTGGCCTGGGAACAGGGATTTTCCAGTCTCCAAATAATAGTGCCGTGCTCGGGGCTGCTCCGAAGAACCGAACGGGTATAGCAAGCGGCGTTCTGGCTACGACGCGAAACGTAGGAATGGTTTTAGGGATTGCACTCGGCGGGGCCGTGCTTGCTAACCGGGAAGCCTTTTACCTGGCCAACTCCTATTTTCACCCTTTCCTCCTGGGGCTCAAGGATGCGTATTCTGCTGCGGCGCTGGTTTCCGGCCTGGGTACCGGAATTTGCTTTTTCATGACCCCGCAGAAAAAAGACCTTTCATCATCTGTGTCACAACCGGATCGGAGAGGCGTGTCCCGATAAACGAATTCTCTTTTTCCTCAAAAATACCCTGGTGGTTGGGGGCGCGCCGGAATTGGTTTATTTTTCCCGGCATAGACTCTAAAGAGAATTTTTTTAAAGTATTATTGAGAGCTATCCGGGAGAGAAGATGTATGCAAATGTTAAAGTCCCGTTTTGGGTTGACGCACCAGAGTGAATTTTTGGTTCCCTCCTTCTGTATCACCGGGGCCTTCCTCAGCGGTTTAATAGGTGGGGCCTTAATTTTACATGGGTTAAATCCTGCTCAACGGGGAGAACTTCAGCAATATTTAAACGCTTTTCTGCAGTGGGCGGGGACCCTCTCGCAAACCGGGGCTACACCTGGAGGGTTGAAAGTCTGGCAGGAAATTCTTAAGACCCAATTAATCACCTTTGGTTTATTGTGGCTCGCAGGTTTAACCGTTGTCGGAATCCCCCTGATTGTGCTGATCATCGGTGCACGTGGCTTTATTTTAGGCTTTACGGTGGGCTTTTTAGTTCAGGAAAAGGCGTGGCAGGGCTTAATCCTGGCGCTTGTGGCGGTCCTTCCCCAAAATTTATGTTACGTTCCCGCTTTCCTCGGAGCCGGAGTCCTTGCCTTTTATTTTTCTTGCTCTCTTTTCCGGGGCTACCGGGAACATTCCCTCCTTACCGGCCTCCTTATTTATTCGATAGTCTTTCTGCTTGTTTTTTTGCTTGTACTGGTTGGCACCTGGCTGGAGGCTTATCTTGTTCCCGGAGCAGTTCGCCTCACCATCTTCTTTACGTAAATTTCCTCCTGAATGAGCAAATCTTTTTCAGACGTTGTTCTAGGGAGGGGAGGACAGGCATATGATACCGGGGAGAAGCCTTCGGTGCTTGCCAAAAAGTGATCCTGGAGAGTCGGGGGGAAGGGAGCATGTTGTTAATTGCGATTACAAATTGGCGTCGTAAACTGGGTTTAATTTGCCGGCTGATTTTATTTCTGGTTCTTATAGGTTTAATCGTTCCCCAGTTTCTTAGTTTTATTATAGGGGGAATTGCTAATTTTCAAAACCAAACCGAGGGGAAGCACCCTCCCGCACTCCGTGTCGAACAGGAAACACCCGGTGATGCTGAAGAACAGCGATCGGGGCAAGGCGACTCCTTTTTGAAGAAACTGCGTCAATTTTATTACGGTAAAGAGCCCGACCTTAAGCCGGGATCCCATTAACCGGATTTCTCCTTCCCAATTTACTTTAAGAAGGAGGAATTTTTTTTAATTTGTGGAACTCTAAAGAGAAATAAGGAAAATTTTAACGGGGGATTTATCTTTGACCGAGGGATTGAAAGATCATCTCCTTCACGAGTTTTTAAACTATCTCCGGGTCGAGAGAGGGCTTGCCCATAATACGGTGGAATCGTACCTTTACGACCTTGTTCAATTTGCTGCGTACCTGGCAAAGGGAAAGCTTGGCTTAAAAGACGCTTCTCAAAACTTGATTCTCGACTATTTAGGTTACCAGCGGGAGCAGGGACGGTCGGCCCGGACTCTTTCCCGTTACCTTGCAGCGATCCGCTCTTTTTACCATTATCTTTTACAGGAAAATTATATTGCTGTAGACCCAACTCAAAACCTTACCTCTCCTAAATTGGAAAGACGTCTCCCCCGGATTTTAAGTGTGCAAGAGGTTGATCTGCTTCTTTCCCAGCCTAATGTCCGCAGCGTTACCGGTTTACGGGATCGGGCAATGCTGGAATTTTTGTACGCTACAGGGATGCGGGTTTCCGAATTAACAGGGTTAAATACAGAACACCTTAACCTGGAAGTCGGTTATGTAAGGTGCCTGGGAAAGGGTAGCCGGGAAAGAATTATTCCCATCGGAATGGTTGCGGTGCGTTATACAAAAGAATACCTCCTCAAAAGCAGGGTTAAGCTAAGAAAAAACAATTGGGAGAGAGCGCTTTTCTTAAACAGGCACGGCAGGCGGCTTACCCGGCAGGGATTTTGGAAAATTCTTAAGGGATACGCTCAAAAAGTAGGGATCCAAAGAGAAATTACCCCTCATATTTTACGTCACTCTTTTGCTACCCACCTTTTAGAAAATGGCGCAGATCTCAGAATTGTCCAGGAAATGCTGGGTCACGCCGATGTTACGACGACCCAGATCTATACTCACTTAAGCCAGAAGAAGTTGAGGGAAGTCTATGAAAAGGCACACCCCCGCGCCTGAAAGAAGAGCCCGGGTAAAACGAGTTTTAATCCTGGTTTTGGATGGAGTAGGAGTCGGAGCACTTCCAGATGCGGATACATACGGTGACGCGGGATCGTGCACTTTAGGCAACCTGGCGCACGCCATCGGGGGGCTCACCCTCCCGCAGCTTGGTTTGATGGGCCTGGGTAATATTATTTCCATTGAAGGAATGCCCCCTGTAACCCTGCCCTGTGCCGCTTACGGAAAAATGGAAATGAGGGCCGCAGGTAAGGATACGACCAGCGGCCACTGGGAGTTGATGGGGGTAATTTTGAACAACCCCTTTCCTGTTTATCCCAACGGTTTTCCCCCTGAAATCATCAAACTCTTCGAAGCAAAAATCGGAAGGAAGATTCTGGGAAATAAATCCGCCTCGGGTACGGAGATTATTGAAGAGCTTGGCCCTTTACACCTTTCCACAGGTTATCCCATTGTTTATACCTCGGCGGACAGTGTTTTTCAGGTCGCAGCTCACGAGGAAGTCATTCCCGTTTCAGAGCTTTACCGGATTTGTGAAATTGCCCGCGGCCTCCTGACAGGCGAACACGCCGTAGGGCGGGTGATCGCCCGTCCTTTTACCGGGGAACCGGGGCGCTTTCAGCGCACAGCGCGACGCCACGACTTTTCCCTCCCTCCCCCCCGGCCCACACTCCTTGACCATTTAAAAGAAGCCGGTTATCAGGTAATTACCGTAGGAAAGGTTGCCGATATTTTTGCAGGCCGCGGGATCACCAGGTCGGTTCCTGCGGCCGGCAACAAGGAGATTTGTGGCAGGGCCTCGCGAGCTTTCCAGGAACTCGAGCAGGGGCTCGTTTTCGCAACTCTCGTCGACTTTGATACTCTTTACGGACACCGTAACGACGTTGTGGGGTTTGCCCGAGCCCTGGGGGAATTTGACGCCTTTTTGCCGAATTTGGTTGGTTTGTTACGCCAGGAGGATCTCTTAGTCATTACTGCCGACCATGGGTGCGACCCTACCACACCGAGCACCGATCATTCGCGGGAATACGTTCCTTTGCTTCTGGCGGGACCGGCAGTGAAGCCGATTGCACTGGGAACACGCGCCACGATGGCTGATCTCGGAGCGACTCTCGCGGTATTTTTCGGTGTGGAACCGCGAGAGGGCACTCCGATGGCCGACATTTTAAACGAGGGGGATTCCTTTGCGGGTCCTTGATTTGATCGTCAAAAAGCGGGATGGTAAAGAATTAACAGCAGAAGAAATCAATTTTTTAGTCCAGGGCTACACCCGGGGCGAAATTCCAGATTACCAGATGGCCGCGTTTTTAATGGCCGTTTACTTGAAAGGGCTTGATTTTCCGGAAACCAGGGCCTTGACCCGCGCATTTGTCAACT belongs to Bacillota bacterium and includes:
- the spoIIM gene encoding stage II sporulation protein M, which produces MQMLKSRFGLTHQSEFLVPSFCITGAFLSGLIGGALILHGLNPAQRGELQQYLNAFLQWAGTLSQTGATPGGLKVWQEILKTQLITFGLLWLAGLTVVGIPLIVLIIGARGFILGFTVGFLVQEKAWQGLILALVAVLPQNLCYVPAFLGAGVLAFYFSCSLFRGYREHSLLTGLLIYSIVFLLVFLLVLVGTWLEAYLVPGAVRLTIFFT
- the xerD gene encoding site-specific tyrosine recombinase XerD, which encodes MTEGLKDHLLHEFLNYLRVERGLAHNTVESYLYDLVQFAAYLAKGKLGLKDASQNLILDYLGYQREQGRSARTLSRYLAAIRSFYHYLLQENYIAVDPTQNLTSPKLERRLPRILSVQEVDLLLSQPNVRSVTGLRDRAMLEFLYATGMRVSELTGLNTEHLNLEVGYVRCLGKGSRERIIPIGMVAVRYTKEYLLKSRVKLRKNNWERALFLNRHGRRLTRQGFWKILKGYAQKVGIQREITPHILRHSFATHLLENGADLRIVQEMLGHADVTTTQIYTHLSQKKLREVYEKAHPRA
- a CDS encoding phosphopentomutase; translated protein: MKRHTPAPERRARVKRVLILVLDGVGVGALPDADTYGDAGSCTLGNLAHAIGGLTLPQLGLMGLGNIISIEGMPPVTLPCAAYGKMEMRAAGKDTTSGHWELMGVILNNPFPVYPNGFPPEIIKLFEAKIGRKILGNKSASGTEIIEELGPLHLSTGYPIVYTSADSVFQVAAHEEVIPVSELYRICEIARGLLTGEHAVGRVIARPFTGEPGRFQRTARRHDFSLPPPRPTLLDHLKEAGYQVITVGKVADIFAGRGITRSVPAAGNKEICGRASRAFQELEQGLVFATLVDFDTLYGHRNDVVGFARALGEFDAFLPNLVGLLRQEDLLVITADHGCDPTTPSTDHSREYVPLLLAGPAVKPIALGTRATMADLGATLAVFFGVEPREGTPMADILNEGDSFAGP